A portion of the Phycodurus eques isolate BA_2022a chromosome 3, UOR_Pequ_1.1, whole genome shotgun sequence genome contains these proteins:
- the atxn2 gene encoding ataxin-2 isoform X5, with protein sequence MEQWRTFPGVACRQRLPQKNSNVSSRRPQRNSGQLLKNCRPPLSRIRGRHSGKGPAAVIFNGVYANMRMVHVLTSVVGTKCELKVKNGAVYEGVFKTYGPECDLVLDAAHRKSPELSVGPRKEDIVESIVFKAVDVVAVSFKDVDLNFARKVSSDTDNFTDSAVSGRINGEHKEKDLEPWDGGETHNSDSLESLDTDVSNGWDPNDMFKYNEEKYGVLSTYDSSLSTYTVPLERDNSEEFLKREARAAQLAEEIEASSTYKARVALENDERSEEEKFTAVVRGEREMHTLSRENKYIPPGQRNREAMSWGSGRQNSPRLATNSAGPSAARAGLHDYNQSPGGDQRVVNGGSSHWPSPCPSPSSRPLPRYQSGPSSLPPRATTPTRPPSRPPSRPSRPHSHSSYPSSSSSSSSPFPVHGPSSTASTLPKRMSSEGPPRMSPKSQRTPRAHRVPPSRTTGMPPGVDLISHNAPGEVPVTPSNRGNSSGGTWSSVVSGAHRPRSPRQSNMGGASPSSSSLSQTGTTPPESFAAPMSASSPTAASPAPNTLASLTGDVKESRVQETRQTSPKANKDGMKDSSSSIIRSVCKGPPSLAPDHRKQLDNLKKFSEDFRLQSSSNSDPAFDHMITKPPRDSADKPTDLASLDKAATGPEEHGGGTPSTGAINTSKPGSPAALSPSPSGPEQKRVGLDVTSQGVQTTAMSTFGGPKHEEKEDKKEAVQDQVRKSTLNPNANEFKPRFNTQQPKPPNTPTPPRPQGQPSPSIVVQQPPTVYGQPVCFPQMYPLTPVSPGVQKSIIWKSPAMYQVQMPHMTVNQSKPYRPGKVPNMTQGRSDQHHPPGTPTLMHPATAAGPPIITQSPAYSAQYFTCSPQQFPSQQLVQQMPHYQSQAQHVFSPVMQGSARMMAPHGQPSLVSSSTNQYPEQTHTMYVSPGPMPQQYPHPSATLHPHQQHPQPSATPTGQAQQGGPPQHGGPPNHPAASPVQHPQHPQAAAAAAAAAQAIHLANQSQQPMYSALAPTPPSMTPGPNPQSPQASFPSAQQTVYIHPQQVQHGYNPNHMAHVQQAHMQSGMVPSHHAAPAHAPMMLMATQGPPGGPQPPMAQTALNHIPVSSTTHFSYLAHPQVQTHHQQQL encoded by the exons atggaacaatggagaaccttcccaggagtggcctgccggcaaagattaccccaaaagaacagcaatgtctcatccaggaggccacaaaggaactcaggacaacttttaaagaactgcaggcctcccttgtctcggataag ggGAAGACACAGTGGTAAAGGTCCTGCAGCG GTCATTTTCAATGGAGTGTATGCGAACATGAGGATGGTCCACGTCTTGACATCAGTTGTG GGGACCAAGTGTGAACTGAAGGTGAAAAATGGAGCAGTCTATGAAGGAGTATTCAAGACCTATGGTCCAGAG TGTGACTTGGTGTTGGACGCAGCCCACAGGAAGAGCCCAGAGCTAAGCGTGGGCCCCAGGAAAGAGGACATTGTGGAGAGCATTGTCTTCAAGGCAGTCGATGTTGTCGCCGTGTCCTTCAAAGACGTTGACCTTAACTTTGCAAGGAAAG TTTCCTCAGACACAG ATAACTTCACAGACTCCGCAGTCAGTGGAAGGATCAATGGTGAGCATAAAGAGAAAGATCTCGAGCCGTGGGATGGCGGAGAAACCCACAATTCTGACAGCCTCGAATCTCTGGATACTGATGTG TCAAACGGCTGGGACCCCAATGATATGTTCAAGTACAACGAGGAGAAGTATGGAGTCTTGTCTACGTATGACAGCAGCCTGTCCACATATAC GGTCCCCCTTGAGCGCGACAACTCAGAGGAGTTCCTCAAGAGGGAAGCGCGAGCTGCCCAGCTGGCCGAGGAGATAGAAGCCAGCTCCACTTACAAGGCCCGTGTGGCCCTAGAGAATGATGAGCGCTCAGAGGAAGAGAAATTCACTGCGGTGGTACGGGGGGAAAGAGAGATGCACACACTGAGCAG GGAGAACAAGTACATTCCCCCTGGCCAGAGAAACAGGGAGGCAATGTCATGGGGGTCTGGACGGCAGAATTCCCCACGTCTGGCTACGAACTCAGCAGGGCCTTCGGCTGCTCGTGCGGGACTGCATGACTACAATCAGAGCCCAGGTGGCGACCAGAGGGTGGTGAACGGAG GTTCATCCCATTGGCCCTCACCCTGTCCATCTCCTTCCTCCCGTCCCCTCCCTCGCTACCAGTCCGGCCCCTCCTCCCTGCCTCCTCGGGCCACCACGCCCACCAGGCCACCCTCCAGACCCCCCTCTCGACCTTCCAGGCCACACTCTCATTCATCCtatccctcctcctcctcttcctcctcatctccCTTTCCTGTCCACGGGCCCTCGTCGACGGCCTCCACTCTGCCCAAACGCATGTCTTCAGAAG GTCCACCACGGATGTCTCCGAAATCCCAGAGGACGCCCCGTGCTCACAGAGTACCTCCCAGCAGGACCACTGGGATGCCACCAGGAGTTGATCTAATTTCTCACAATGCCCCTGGAGAGGTCCCAGTGACTCCGTCCAACAGAGGCAACTCCTCGGGAGGAACTTGGTCTTCTGTCGTTAGTGGAG CTCACAGGCCACGCTCCCCACGTCAGAGCAATATGGGTGGAGCCtccccttcctcctcttctctgtcTCAGACAGGAACAACTCCTCCAGAGTCTTTTGCTGCACCGATGTCCGCTTCCTCCCCGACTGCTGCGAGCCCTGCCCCCAATACGCTTGCCTCTCTGACAGGAGATG TTAAAGAAAGTCGTGTCCAGGAGACGAGACAAACATCCCCCAAAGCCAACAAAGACGGCATGAAGGACAGTTCGTCCAGTATCATCAGATCTGTGTGTAAAG GTCCCCCCTCCTTGGCACCTGACCACAGGAAACAACTTGACAATTTAAAGAAATTTAGTGAAGATTTTAGG CTGCAGTCTAGTTCTAACTCTGACCCTGCCTTCGACCACATGATCACCAAGCCTCCAAGAGACTCTGCGGACAAGCCTACCGACCTTGCCTCCTTGGACAAAGCCGCAACAGGCCCTGAAGAGCACGGCGGTGGCACCCCGTCCACGGGCGCCATCAACACGAGTAAGCCCGGCAGCCCCGCCGCGCTGTCCCCGTCTCCTTCGGGCCCAGAGCAGAAGAGGGTGGGGCTGGATGTGACCTCGCAAGGTGTTCAGACGACAGCCATGTCTACTTTTGGAGGACCCAAGCATGAAGAGAAGGAGGACAAGAAGGAGGCGGTACAAGA TCAAGTGAGAAAGTCCACCTTAAACCCCAACGCCAACGAGTTCAAGCCGAGGTTCAACACGCAG CAGCCCAAACCACCCAACACCCCGACACCCCCGCGACCTCAGGGCCAGCCCAGCCCCTCCATTGTGGTCCAGCAGCCCCCCACCGTCTACGGCCAGCCGGTGTGCTTCCCCCAGATGTATCCCCTCACACCAGTTAGTCCCGGCGTACAG AAAAGCATAATATGGAAG TCTCCAGCGATGTACCAGGTCCAGATGCCGCATATGACTGTCAACCAGTCTAAACCGTACAGACCAGGTAAAG TGCCCAACATGACGCAGGGCAGGTCGGACCAACACCACCCGCCGGGCACGCCCACCCTCATGCACCCGGCCACAGCAGCGGGGCCGCCGATCATCACGCAGAGCCCGGCCTACTCCGCCCAGTACTTCACGTGCAGCCCGCAGCAGTTCCCCAGTCAGCAGCTGGTTCAGCAGATGCCACATTACCAGTCTCAG GCACAGCACGTGTTCAGTCCTGTGATGCAGGGCAGCGCCCGCATGATGGCGCCCCACGGCCAGCCCAGCCTGGTGTCGTCCTCCACCAATCAGTACCCAGAGCAGACGCACACCATGTATG TGTCTCCTGGCCCCATGCCCCAGCAGTACCCACACCCGAGCGCCACCTTGCATCCCCACCAGCAGCACCCTCAGCCCTCCGCCACGCCCACAGGCCAAGCGCAGCAGGGGGGCCCGCCCCAGCACGGAGGCCCACCCAACCACCCGGCCGCCAGCCCTGTGCAGCACCCGCAGCACCCTCAGGCGGCAGCGG CTGCCGCGGCCGCCGCCCAAGCTATCCACTTGGCCAACCAATCCCAGCAGCCCATGTACTCCGCTTTGGCCCCCACGCCGCCTTCCATGACGCCGGGCCCCAACCCGCAGTCTCCACAGGCGTCCTTCCCGTCGGCACAGCAGACAGTCTACATCCACCCGCAGCAGGTGCAGCATGGATACAACCCCAACCACATGGCCCACGTGCAGCAG
- the atxn2 gene encoding ataxin-2 isoform X3 gives MEQWRTFPGVACRQRLPQKNSNVSSRRPQRNSGQLLKNCRPPLSRIRGRHSGKGPAAVIFNGVYANMRMVHVLTSVVGTKCELKVKNGAVYEGVFKTYGPECDLVLDAAHRKSPELSVGPRKEDIVESIVFKAVDVVAVSFKDVDLNFARKVSSDTEHKGISLRVSDNFTDSAVSGRINGEHKEKDLEPWDGGETHNSDSLESLDTDVSNGWDPNDMFKYNEEKYGVLSTYDSSLSTYTVPLERDNSEEFLKREARAAQLAEEIEASSTYKARVALENDERSEEEKFTAVVRGEREMHTLSRENKYIPPGQRNREAMSWGSGRQNSPRLATNSAGPSAARAGLHDYNQSPGGDQRVVNGGSSHWPSPCPSPSSRPLPRYQSGPSSLPPRATTPTRPPSRPPSRPSRPHSHSSYPSSSSSSSSPFPVHGPSSTASTLPKRMSSEGPPRMSPKSQRTPRAHRVPPSRTTGMPPGVDLISHNAPGEVPVTPSNRGNSSGGTWSSVVSGAHRPRSPRQSNMGGASPSSSSLSQTGTTPPESFAAPMSASSPTAASPAPNTLASLTGDVKESRVQETRQTSPKANKDGMKDSSSSIIRSVCKGPPSLAPDHRKQLDNLKKFSEDFRLQSSSNSDPAFDHMITKPPRDSADKPTDLASLDKAATGPEEHGGGTPSTGAINTSKPGSPAALSPSPSGPEQKRVGLDVTSQGVQTTAMSTFGGPKHEEKEDKKEAVQDQVRKSTLNPNANEFKPRFNTQQPKPPNTPTPPRPQGQPSPSIVVQQPPTVYGQPVCFPQMYPLTPVSPGVQKSIIWKSPAMYQVQMPHMTVNQSKPYRPVPNMTQGRSDQHHPPGTPTLMHPATAAGPPIITQSPAYSAQYFTCSPQQFPSQQLVQQMPHYQSQAQHVFSPVMQGSARMMAPHGQPSLVSSSTNQYPEQTHTMYVSPGPMPQQYPHPSATLHPHQQHPQPSATPTGQAQQGGPPQHGGPPNHPAASPVQHPQHPQAAAAAAAAAQAIHLANQSQQPMYSALAPTPPSMTPGPNPQSPQASFPSAQQTVYIHPQQVQHGYNPNHMAHVQQAHMQSGMVPSHHAAPAHAPMMLMATQGPPGGPQPPMAQTALNHIPVSSTTHFSYLAHPQVQTHHQQQL, from the exons atggaacaatggagaaccttcccaggagtggcctgccggcaaagattaccccaaaagaacagcaatgtctcatccaggaggccacaaaggaactcaggacaacttttaaagaactgcaggcctcccttgtctcggataag ggGAAGACACAGTGGTAAAGGTCCTGCAGCG GTCATTTTCAATGGAGTGTATGCGAACATGAGGATGGTCCACGTCTTGACATCAGTTGTG GGGACCAAGTGTGAACTGAAGGTGAAAAATGGAGCAGTCTATGAAGGAGTATTCAAGACCTATGGTCCAGAG TGTGACTTGGTGTTGGACGCAGCCCACAGGAAGAGCCCAGAGCTAAGCGTGGGCCCCAGGAAAGAGGACATTGTGGAGAGCATTGTCTTCAAGGCAGTCGATGTTGTCGCCGTGTCCTTCAAAGACGTTGACCTTAACTTTGCAAGGAAAG TTTCCTCAGACACAG aGCATAAAGGTATATCCTTGCGTGTCTCAGATAACTTCACAGACTCCGCAGTCAGTGGAAGGATCAATGGTGAGCATAAAGAGAAAGATCTCGAGCCGTGGGATGGCGGAGAAACCCACAATTCTGACAGCCTCGAATCTCTGGATACTGATGTG TCAAACGGCTGGGACCCCAATGATATGTTCAAGTACAACGAGGAGAAGTATGGAGTCTTGTCTACGTATGACAGCAGCCTGTCCACATATAC GGTCCCCCTTGAGCGCGACAACTCAGAGGAGTTCCTCAAGAGGGAAGCGCGAGCTGCCCAGCTGGCCGAGGAGATAGAAGCCAGCTCCACTTACAAGGCCCGTGTGGCCCTAGAGAATGATGAGCGCTCAGAGGAAGAGAAATTCACTGCGGTGGTACGGGGGGAAAGAGAGATGCACACACTGAGCAG GGAGAACAAGTACATTCCCCCTGGCCAGAGAAACAGGGAGGCAATGTCATGGGGGTCTGGACGGCAGAATTCCCCACGTCTGGCTACGAACTCAGCAGGGCCTTCGGCTGCTCGTGCGGGACTGCATGACTACAATCAGAGCCCAGGTGGCGACCAGAGGGTGGTGAACGGAG GTTCATCCCATTGGCCCTCACCCTGTCCATCTCCTTCCTCCCGTCCCCTCCCTCGCTACCAGTCCGGCCCCTCCTCCCTGCCTCCTCGGGCCACCACGCCCACCAGGCCACCCTCCAGACCCCCCTCTCGACCTTCCAGGCCACACTCTCATTCATCCtatccctcctcctcctcttcctcctcatctccCTTTCCTGTCCACGGGCCCTCGTCGACGGCCTCCACTCTGCCCAAACGCATGTCTTCAGAAG GTCCACCACGGATGTCTCCGAAATCCCAGAGGACGCCCCGTGCTCACAGAGTACCTCCCAGCAGGACCACTGGGATGCCACCAGGAGTTGATCTAATTTCTCACAATGCCCCTGGAGAGGTCCCAGTGACTCCGTCCAACAGAGGCAACTCCTCGGGAGGAACTTGGTCTTCTGTCGTTAGTGGAG CTCACAGGCCACGCTCCCCACGTCAGAGCAATATGGGTGGAGCCtccccttcctcctcttctctgtcTCAGACAGGAACAACTCCTCCAGAGTCTTTTGCTGCACCGATGTCCGCTTCCTCCCCGACTGCTGCGAGCCCTGCCCCCAATACGCTTGCCTCTCTGACAGGAGATG TTAAAGAAAGTCGTGTCCAGGAGACGAGACAAACATCCCCCAAAGCCAACAAAGACGGCATGAAGGACAGTTCGTCCAGTATCATCAGATCTGTGTGTAAAG GTCCCCCCTCCTTGGCACCTGACCACAGGAAACAACTTGACAATTTAAAGAAATTTAGTGAAGATTTTAGG CTGCAGTCTAGTTCTAACTCTGACCCTGCCTTCGACCACATGATCACCAAGCCTCCAAGAGACTCTGCGGACAAGCCTACCGACCTTGCCTCCTTGGACAAAGCCGCAACAGGCCCTGAAGAGCACGGCGGTGGCACCCCGTCCACGGGCGCCATCAACACGAGTAAGCCCGGCAGCCCCGCCGCGCTGTCCCCGTCTCCTTCGGGCCCAGAGCAGAAGAGGGTGGGGCTGGATGTGACCTCGCAAGGTGTTCAGACGACAGCCATGTCTACTTTTGGAGGACCCAAGCATGAAGAGAAGGAGGACAAGAAGGAGGCGGTACAAGA TCAAGTGAGAAAGTCCACCTTAAACCCCAACGCCAACGAGTTCAAGCCGAGGTTCAACACGCAG CAGCCCAAACCACCCAACACCCCGACACCCCCGCGACCTCAGGGCCAGCCCAGCCCCTCCATTGTGGTCCAGCAGCCCCCCACCGTCTACGGCCAGCCGGTGTGCTTCCCCCAGATGTATCCCCTCACACCAGTTAGTCCCGGCGTACAG AAAAGCATAATATGGAAG TCTCCAGCGATGTACCAGGTCCAGATGCCGCATATGACTGTCAACCAGTCTAAACCGTACAGACCAG TGCCCAACATGACGCAGGGCAGGTCGGACCAACACCACCCGCCGGGCACGCCCACCCTCATGCACCCGGCCACAGCAGCGGGGCCGCCGATCATCACGCAGAGCCCGGCCTACTCCGCCCAGTACTTCACGTGCAGCCCGCAGCAGTTCCCCAGTCAGCAGCTGGTTCAGCAGATGCCACATTACCAGTCTCAG GCACAGCACGTGTTCAGTCCTGTGATGCAGGGCAGCGCCCGCATGATGGCGCCCCACGGCCAGCCCAGCCTGGTGTCGTCCTCCACCAATCAGTACCCAGAGCAGACGCACACCATGTATG TGTCTCCTGGCCCCATGCCCCAGCAGTACCCACACCCGAGCGCCACCTTGCATCCCCACCAGCAGCACCCTCAGCCCTCCGCCACGCCCACAGGCCAAGCGCAGCAGGGGGGCCCGCCCCAGCACGGAGGCCCACCCAACCACCCGGCCGCCAGCCCTGTGCAGCACCCGCAGCACCCTCAGGCGGCAGCGG CTGCCGCGGCCGCCGCCCAAGCTATCCACTTGGCCAACCAATCCCAGCAGCCCATGTACTCCGCTTTGGCCCCCACGCCGCCTTCCATGACGCCGGGCCCCAACCCGCAGTCTCCACAGGCGTCCTTCCCGTCGGCACAGCAGACAGTCTACATCCACCCGCAGCAGGTGCAGCATGGATACAACCCCAACCACATGGCCCACGTGCAGCAG
- the atxn2 gene encoding ataxin-2 isoform X2 produces MEQWRTFPGVACRQRLPQKNSNVSSRRPQRNSGQLLKNCRPPLSRIRGRHSGKGPAAVIFNGVYANMRMVHVLTSVVGTKCELKVKNGAVYEGVFKTYGPECDLVLDAAHRKSPELSVGPRKEDIVESIVFKAVDVVAVSFKDVDLNFARKVSSDTEHKGISLRVSDNFTDSAVSGRINGEHKEKDLEPWDGGETHNSDSLESLDTDVSNGWDPNDMFKYNEEKYGVLSTYDSSLSTYTVPLERDNSEEFLKREARAAQLAEEIEASSTYKARVALENDERSEEEKFTAVVRGEREMHTLSRENKYIPPGQRNREAMSWGSGRQNSPRLATNSAGPSAARAGLHDYNQSPGGDQRVVNGGSSHWPSPCPSPSSRPLPRYQSGPSSLPPRATTPTRPPSRPPSRPSRPHSHSSYPSSSSSSSSPFPVHGPSSTASTLPKRMSSEGPPRMSPKSQRTPRAHRVPPSRTTGMPPGVDLISHNAPGEVPVTPSNRGNSSGGTWSSVVSGAHRPRSPRQSNMGGASPSSSSLSQTGTTPPESFAAPMSASSPTAASPAPNTLASLTGDVKESRVQETRQTSPKANKDGMKDSSSSIIRSVCKGPPSLAPDHRKQLDNLKKFSEDFRLQSSSNSDPAFDHMITKPPRDSADKPTDLASLDKAATGPEEHGGGTPSTGAINTSKPGSPAALSPSPSGPEQKRVGLDVTSQGVQTTAMSTFGGPKHEEKEDKKEAVQDQVRKSTLNPNANEFKPRFNTQPKPPNTPTPPRPQGQPSPSIVVQQPPTVYGQPVCFPQMYPLTPVSPGVQKSIIWKSPAMYQVQMPHMTVNQSKPYRPGKVPNMTQGRSDQHHPPGTPTLMHPATAAGPPIITQSPAYSAQYFTCSPQQFPSQQLVQQMPHYQSQAQHVFSPVMQGSARMMAPHGQPSLVSSSTNQYPEQTHTMYVSPGPMPQQYPHPSATLHPHQQHPQPSATPTGQAQQGGPPQHGGPPNHPAASPVQHPQHPQAAAAAAAAAQAIHLANQSQQPMYSALAPTPPSMTPGPNPQSPQASFPSAQQTVYIHPQQVQHGYNPNHMAHVQQAHMQSGMVPSHHAAPAHAPMMLMATQGPPGGPQPPMAQTALNHIPVSSTTHFSYLAHPQVQTHHQQQL; encoded by the exons atggaacaatggagaaccttcccaggagtggcctgccggcaaagattaccccaaaagaacagcaatgtctcatccaggaggccacaaaggaactcaggacaacttttaaagaactgcaggcctcccttgtctcggataag ggGAAGACACAGTGGTAAAGGTCCTGCAGCG GTCATTTTCAATGGAGTGTATGCGAACATGAGGATGGTCCACGTCTTGACATCAGTTGTG GGGACCAAGTGTGAACTGAAGGTGAAAAATGGAGCAGTCTATGAAGGAGTATTCAAGACCTATGGTCCAGAG TGTGACTTGGTGTTGGACGCAGCCCACAGGAAGAGCCCAGAGCTAAGCGTGGGCCCCAGGAAAGAGGACATTGTGGAGAGCATTGTCTTCAAGGCAGTCGATGTTGTCGCCGTGTCCTTCAAAGACGTTGACCTTAACTTTGCAAGGAAAG TTTCCTCAGACACAG aGCATAAAGGTATATCCTTGCGTGTCTCAGATAACTTCACAGACTCCGCAGTCAGTGGAAGGATCAATGGTGAGCATAAAGAGAAAGATCTCGAGCCGTGGGATGGCGGAGAAACCCACAATTCTGACAGCCTCGAATCTCTGGATACTGATGTG TCAAACGGCTGGGACCCCAATGATATGTTCAAGTACAACGAGGAGAAGTATGGAGTCTTGTCTACGTATGACAGCAGCCTGTCCACATATAC GGTCCCCCTTGAGCGCGACAACTCAGAGGAGTTCCTCAAGAGGGAAGCGCGAGCTGCCCAGCTGGCCGAGGAGATAGAAGCCAGCTCCACTTACAAGGCCCGTGTGGCCCTAGAGAATGATGAGCGCTCAGAGGAAGAGAAATTCACTGCGGTGGTACGGGGGGAAAGAGAGATGCACACACTGAGCAG GGAGAACAAGTACATTCCCCCTGGCCAGAGAAACAGGGAGGCAATGTCATGGGGGTCTGGACGGCAGAATTCCCCACGTCTGGCTACGAACTCAGCAGGGCCTTCGGCTGCTCGTGCGGGACTGCATGACTACAATCAGAGCCCAGGTGGCGACCAGAGGGTGGTGAACGGAG GTTCATCCCATTGGCCCTCACCCTGTCCATCTCCTTCCTCCCGTCCCCTCCCTCGCTACCAGTCCGGCCCCTCCTCCCTGCCTCCTCGGGCCACCACGCCCACCAGGCCACCCTCCAGACCCCCCTCTCGACCTTCCAGGCCACACTCTCATTCATCCtatccctcctcctcctcttcctcctcatctccCTTTCCTGTCCACGGGCCCTCGTCGACGGCCTCCACTCTGCCCAAACGCATGTCTTCAGAAG GTCCACCACGGATGTCTCCGAAATCCCAGAGGACGCCCCGTGCTCACAGAGTACCTCCCAGCAGGACCACTGGGATGCCACCAGGAGTTGATCTAATTTCTCACAATGCCCCTGGAGAGGTCCCAGTGACTCCGTCCAACAGAGGCAACTCCTCGGGAGGAACTTGGTCTTCTGTCGTTAGTGGAG CTCACAGGCCACGCTCCCCACGTCAGAGCAATATGGGTGGAGCCtccccttcctcctcttctctgtcTCAGACAGGAACAACTCCTCCAGAGTCTTTTGCTGCACCGATGTCCGCTTCCTCCCCGACTGCTGCGAGCCCTGCCCCCAATACGCTTGCCTCTCTGACAGGAGATG TTAAAGAAAGTCGTGTCCAGGAGACGAGACAAACATCCCCCAAAGCCAACAAAGACGGCATGAAGGACAGTTCGTCCAGTATCATCAGATCTGTGTGTAAAG GTCCCCCCTCCTTGGCACCTGACCACAGGAAACAACTTGACAATTTAAAGAAATTTAGTGAAGATTTTAGG CTGCAGTCTAGTTCTAACTCTGACCCTGCCTTCGACCACATGATCACCAAGCCTCCAAGAGACTCTGCGGACAAGCCTACCGACCTTGCCTCCTTGGACAAAGCCGCAACAGGCCCTGAAGAGCACGGCGGTGGCACCCCGTCCACGGGCGCCATCAACACGAGTAAGCCCGGCAGCCCCGCCGCGCTGTCCCCGTCTCCTTCGGGCCCAGAGCAGAAGAGGGTGGGGCTGGATGTGACCTCGCAAGGTGTTCAGACGACAGCCATGTCTACTTTTGGAGGACCCAAGCATGAAGAGAAGGAGGACAAGAAGGAGGCGGTACAAGA TCAAGTGAGAAAGTCCACCTTAAACCCCAACGCCAACGAGTTCAAGCCGAGGTTCAACACGCAG CCCAAACCACCCAACACCCCGACACCCCCGCGACCTCAGGGCCAGCCCAGCCCCTCCATTGTGGTCCAGCAGCCCCCCACCGTCTACGGCCAGCCGGTGTGCTTCCCCCAGATGTATCCCCTCACACCAGTTAGTCCCGGCGTACAG AAAAGCATAATATGGAAG TCTCCAGCGATGTACCAGGTCCAGATGCCGCATATGACTGTCAACCAGTCTAAACCGTACAGACCAGGTAAAG TGCCCAACATGACGCAGGGCAGGTCGGACCAACACCACCCGCCGGGCACGCCCACCCTCATGCACCCGGCCACAGCAGCGGGGCCGCCGATCATCACGCAGAGCCCGGCCTACTCCGCCCAGTACTTCACGTGCAGCCCGCAGCAGTTCCCCAGTCAGCAGCTGGTTCAGCAGATGCCACATTACCAGTCTCAG GCACAGCACGTGTTCAGTCCTGTGATGCAGGGCAGCGCCCGCATGATGGCGCCCCACGGCCAGCCCAGCCTGGTGTCGTCCTCCACCAATCAGTACCCAGAGCAGACGCACACCATGTATG TGTCTCCTGGCCCCATGCCCCAGCAGTACCCACACCCGAGCGCCACCTTGCATCCCCACCAGCAGCACCCTCAGCCCTCCGCCACGCCCACAGGCCAAGCGCAGCAGGGGGGCCCGCCCCAGCACGGAGGCCCACCCAACCACCCGGCCGCCAGCCCTGTGCAGCACCCGCAGCACCCTCAGGCGGCAGCGG CTGCCGCGGCCGCCGCCCAAGCTATCCACTTGGCCAACCAATCCCAGCAGCCCATGTACTCCGCTTTGGCCCCCACGCCGCCTTCCATGACGCCGGGCCCCAACCCGCAGTCTCCACAGGCGTCCTTCCCGTCGGCACAGCAGACAGTCTACATCCACCCGCAGCAGGTGCAGCATGGATACAACCCCAACCACATGGCCCACGTGCAGCAG